The Lactuca sativa cultivar Salinas chromosome 2, Lsat_Salinas_v11, whole genome shotgun sequence genome includes the window TAGTATTaataaatgatttaaaaatgCTTTTGATACGTAGCAAACCAAGTTACTCTCTTACCAATATTTTAACTTAAAAATAATATAGATTGTATCATCATTTTCTTTTCTCTTTacataaccaactatacacataTATCAGTTAACCCTTGTCAGAGTTTTCAGTTTTTACTGATCCAACTTGTTGCTATGATTTGTGGAGTTTTCAGTTTTCACCAACACTTGAAAAAAATGGTTTAAATTAGCAATCCCAAACACCCCGTAAAAAGTCAAGAAAATCTCTCTATTTCCAAACTCTCCTAAAGTTTTCCACAGTTTCTATGTCAATGCAAATTAATCGTATTAACAATAATGGTTTACCATAGAAGAAACAGttgaaagaaattaaaaaacCAAACATTCTAGAAGAAAAAGTTAAAACAACGAGGACCATATATCCGCAACCACACAAACAGGGACCATACAAATGAAAATTGATTAAACAATTATAACCCATATAAAAAAACAAACCATATAAAAGAAATTTCATTAAGTCAACagtaaaaacaagaaataaaacaaaaagagaaaaaaaaataaaaaatcaaacacCATCATGAGAGACACCAACACCATCCTCTATGCTGCCGCTACCATTGCTAGTGGTGGCCGCCGGaaaagaggtgtttacggtttgatTATGTTTTTTGGAAGATCCCTTGCAAAGGTTGACCGGGTACTTAATGGCGTTGACTTGTAGTTTTCTAAGTGCAGCTTTCCCAAGATCAATACCACAAATATCTGATAGCCTGATTAGATATAACAACACATCTGATAATTCCTCCCCGAGATgttctttttcttcatctttccaaTCCGGAAGCCCTTTTGGCACCTCGCCTTTCCATTGAAATATCTCCGATAACTCTCCCACTTCCCCCACCTGAATAACAAAAAACACGCTTGTGTTAGGTCAATAACctaacaacttatttataatacaaGTTGATCTGATGGGTTGAAAATTTCAACCCTTCAACCCAACCAGCTAATTTTTGGTTGGGTTAATTGTTCACAATTCTATAAATATCTTATAGAATTGTGCTATAAGTACCCCCCTCCACATCCACTCACAATGAGGGATACACAAAACACTATTATCCTCACATGGAGGGGGTACACACATTGGGAGGGGGGTACGTATAGTAATTGCATATCTTATATTGCGACTATTGAGATTAAAACCCTACTATCCaaagctatatttttaacaacTACTCGTATATAAGGTTAAAAAAAATTGTAGAAGGAAAAAAAATGTCACTTTATGTAAGTAAATggatatttcaacaaaaaaaaattaacccaCTTTTGAAGTGGTCCTACAACGACCAAAACAAGGCTGCCTTTACCAGGCAGTGTCTTTTTCTCAGAAGCAGACAACTGCCAGCTTTAATCACCCCCAAACATTTACCACAAATGGTTTATATGGTTTAATGTGTAAATCacttaaaaaaatttaattatacCAAATAAAGATTCATGATATTAATCTACAAAGATTAGTCTACAGTAATTAAATCATATTACAGCAGTTGAAACATGTAGTTTCAGTCTTCTTTCTTAATCTTTCATTGCATCAATAATATCATATGTAAGAATAACATATCATTCAAGCAAAAAGCTAATGGTTTTGGGCTTTTGGCATATAAAAATAACATCATTAGAACTTTTAATACTCAACTAAACCAGAAACTAATCCTCAATCTGGATTTGAATCTAATGAAGATTGGGGATTTTGTAATTAGCAGTGTATATAGCTGTGATTAGAGTAAATTAGAGGTAATTACTCTGATCACAATTATAAACCCCTAATTACAGCTACTGATTTCAAAGAATTTTTTACTTTTATAGAATCTGATATTAATAAATTGGGATTATTAAGTCTAAATTTCTTTGGACATTGCATGTGACATGGGGTGTGATGGGGTGCCACGAAGCAAGTACTGGTCCATTGATGCACCTCAATTCTCATAACCTTTTCcccagaaaaagcaaaaagaggaAAAGTAATTCATTCCAAAAAAAAGGGTTTACTTTTCAAACGTAAGCAATTTATTGTTTTAACTTCAAAATCCCTTCTGTATACTGAAACAGCAGAGTAAATGTTGCTTCATAGGAAATAGTACAAATTTTAGAGGTAAATTTACAGCGAACGCGAGGAAATTTTGTAATGGATACTCGGTTTGAAATCGACGAATAGGTTTTTG containing:
- the LOC111887751 gene encoding uncharacterized protein LOC111887751, whose product is MGGGAEKSFASTAAGDITTPKDKEEDVSLTDLKKRMADFAKERDWDQFHSPRNLLLALVGEVGELSEIFQWKGEVPKGLPDWKDEEKEHLGEELSDVLLYLIRLSDICGIDLGKAALRKLQVNAIKYPVNLCKGSSKKHNQTVNTSFPAATTSNGSGSIEDGVGVSHDGV